A stretch of DNA from Candidatus Cloacimonadota bacterium:
ATAAATCGATGGAGTATAGCGATACATCTCTTCTTGAAGAGATAAATTATCCATTAAATCACGACGGAGCTCATGCGCGAAAGTGCTGATCCCCTTCAATTCATTCATCTGATTCCAAACGAGATTTATACTGAGGTTAAGATCATGATCGGAATTGGCAAAGTAGGTGTTTATTTGAGGTAATCCACCCACACCCATTGAACGAAGATCACGATTAATTTGGCCTATATTGCGGTCTAAACGTAGTTGATCTTCCCACTCTTCCATTTGCCGAAGGCGGTACATAACAGAATCCATTTCTGTTACTAATTTATCAAGCTCATTGCGTAATAAACTATTCTCTGTCTGTAACTGCTCGATCTGCGGGAAATATATATGATAACGGATAATGAATGCTGCTGAAAACAACATACCTAAAAACAGAATACCAAGTAAAGCAAAGACTATTAAACCAACGGTTTTATTTAAACTGATATTTAAGAGATTAGCACCATTTGTATGAGATAAGATAATATGCCATTTCTTGCTTAATGCCATCAGCTATCCTTATTTATTTTCTTCATTTTTTTACTCTTTAAATTCACTTTATAACTACATATTTTTTGTTTAGCTATCTGTCAAGCTTTTTGTCAGTTAGCCGATATCTGATAACTTGATAGAGGGGTTGTTAATAGGTTTTCTATTTTTCTCAGCTGGCGATTAATGTCAGCGACTGCTAACCTATAGCTTTGTTAACATCTTAATTTTGGTTAGTGATAATTACGGTTTTATTACTACAGTCTTATATGGTTTCTATAAATCTTAATGCCTTTAGTTTTACCTTTAGGGAGTACACGAGTCCGATAGTGCCGACTCGTGTGCTCCCTAAGGATATTGTATGAGTAAAAGCAAAGTAATCAAATATATGTCTCTCAGTTTGCTTAGTACCAACAATTATTCCTTTACATAATAGATGGTCTGAATTTTTTGAGATAAAATGAAAAAATTTTGAAAAGAGGATATAGAATGAGAGAAAGATTAATATTAATGATTTTAATTTTGACATTTGCTCTGAATCTTTCAGCGACTTTTGACTTAATTAAAATGACCGAAGAATGGTTTCGGGACAACCCTGAGTCGTTACCCCAATGGATGACTCCCGAGGAAATGGCACGAATAGATGAGATAGGCACAAGAATTGATCCCACTGATCCACCATCAACTCCCGTCCGTAACGTAGCAGAGTTTGAACCAATGACCGGAGTTTTAATCCGTTATCCATTGGGTATTCCGGTAAGCTTGGTAGCTCATATATCTCAACACGCAACGATTGTTACCATAGTCAGCAGTACCAGTGTACAAAATCAAGCAATAAATGCCTATAATAATGGCAGTGTCAACTTGGCTAATTGTGAATTTATGATTGCTCCCACAGATTCTTATTGGACAAGGGATTATGGTCCATTTTTCATCTTTGATGGTAACAATGAACTTGGCGTAGTAAATTTCTCGTATAACAGGCCCAGGCCAAACGATGATAATATTCCCGTAGTTTTTGCTAATCAATATGATTTACCTTTATATGGCATGAATATTTTACATACCGGTGGGAATTTTATGTCCAATAGTTTTGGTACGGGAGCTGCGAGCCATATTGTATATACAGAAAATTCATCATATACACATCAACAAATAGATCAATTTGTTGAAGATTATATGGGCATTACAGAACATCTGGTAATACCAGATCCCAATGGTACCTATATTAACCATATAGACTGCTGGGCGAAATTTCTTGCACCGGACAAAGTACTTGTTAGATCAGTTCCAACCAATCATTCTCAATATAACCAGATTGAGGGTGTTGTTGATTATTTTGAAACCTTAACTTCTCCTTATGGAACTCCCTATAGAATTTACAGAGTTTATACTCCAAATAATCAACCCTACACAAACTCTGTAATAGTAAACGACAAGGTATATGTTCCGATCATGAATAGTACATGGGATAATGCAGCACTTGCTTCCTATGAAGATGCCATGCCAGGTTATGAAGTAGTCGGTTTTTATTCCAGTAGTTGGGTTTCTACTGATGCTATTCATTGCCGGGTAAAAGAGATAGCTGATAGTGGTATGCTTTATATCAGGCATCTGCCTTTTTTAGGCGAGCAACCCTATAATACAGAATATGTGATAGATGCCTATATTTTTCCGTATAGTGGTGAAGCCCTTTATGCAGATTCGTTAAAAGTCTATTATAAGATCAACAGCGGACAATATCAAAGTGTACCTCTGGTTACTACTAATGACTATAATTTTACAGCCGCACTAACGGAGTTTACAGCAGGGGATACGTTATCGTATTATCTCTATGCTTCTGATGGATCAGGCAGAACAGCAAAGCATCCCTTTATTGGTGCACCTGATCCTCACAATTTTGTAGTTGGCTACGAAAGCACCTCTCCTACAATATTACATAATCCTATTACTGAAGTTTATTTAAATGATTTACCGGTAGCTGTTGAAGCTGAAGTAACGGATCCTTCCGGAATAGTATCGGTGGAATTAGAGTATCGTATCAATGGGGAAGAATCACAATTTTTACAGTTCGATAACATTAATGGAGATAGCTATACATGTGATTTCGGTCAAGATCTCAATGTAGAAGATCTGGTTGAATATAAAATAATTGCTACAAATATGTTGGTTCCTGCCCAAACTTCGTATCTTCCTGCAGAAGGATGGTTCTCGTTTATAATTGATATTCGTCAAGTTACAGAGCCTGTTTTTGATCCCGAACAGGGATTATATGAGGAAACAATTAATGTTACTATCGGATGTGATACCCAAGGAGCTGTTATATATTATACATTAGATGAAAGCATCCCTGATGAAGAGAGTCTATTGTATACAGAACCTATATTAATTTCTGAGTCTGTTATTATAAAAGCCATAGCAGTACTTGATCTGTTTCTGCCGAGTGAAATAGCTACTGCAGAATATATGATAGAGGAAGTTTCTACAGATGACATTCCTATAGTAGCTTCTTATAGATTGTTTCCAGCTTATCCTAACCCTTTTAATCCAACAGTTAATATAAGTTTCTCTCTGCCTGAAGCTACTTTTGTCTCGTTGGAGATTTTTAATATTCAGGGTAAGAAAATTAGCACGCTCATTGCAGATTATTATTTTCAAGGCGATCATAGTTTAATTTGGAATGGACGCGACAGTTTGGGTAAAGAAATTGCAGCCGGTGTATATTTCTATCGTATAACGACAGCAGAGTTTGCAGAAACACGGAAGATGATTCTTTTAAAGTAGAGTTGATAACTTCTCAGTGGTTAATCTGTTAAGATTTAACTCGCAATTTGAGTTGAAATCACTCTTGACCGACTCAAAGGTATGAAATTAATTGTCTGCTATGCAATGCCGATATTTAGTAATTGATATAGGAAATACCAATATTGAGATAGGTATATACAATTCCCAAGAATTGTATTGTTCGTGGCGTTTAGATTCTGATGCTTCCAGAACAGAAGATGAGTACTATGCATTAATCAGTTCACTGGCCAGCGAAAATCAGGTTGATTTAAAGAATATCGAGATATGCTGTATATCTTCTGTGGTTCCTGAATTGAGTCGTATTTTTGAGCATTTAATAACTAAGTATCTTACATCGAAAATATTTAATGTCAATGCCTATACAGTTCTTGGTCTGACGTTTCCTGTGACTGATCCCGGCTTTATAGGGGCTGATTTGATAGTTAATGCTTATTCAGCTTGGAAAAAGTACAATACTAACTGTATTATTTGTGATTTTGGTACTGCAACTACTATTCAGCTAATCGGTAAGGATGGATATTTTCATGGAACAATAATCTCACCCGGAGTGGTTATCAGCTCTGCCAACCTCTTTCAAAAAGCTTCTTTATTAACAAAAATTCAATTAGAAACTCCCCAACATACACTTGGTACTAATACTCGGGATGCGTTGTTGTCCGGTATAATAAAGGGACACTCACTGATGGTGGATGCCTTTATTAGAAGGATAAAAGAAGATTATCGGGATTTAGGAGAATTCAGAGTAATCTTAACCGGAGGTATTGCTCACCTGATAGGGGATAATTTAGAAGAAGAAGCAACAATAGATAAAACACTAACAATTGATGGTCTTTTTCGTATTTGTATGCAACATAACACCCCTGTTAGTAGTTAGTAGTTAAAGAAAGAAATATCAATATAAGGATCCTAAGGCAAAATCACTTAGAAACATTAAAATGATTCAAAAACTATCGCTGATCTCATTATCTCTTCTATCAGCTATTGTCCTGCTGGCTATCCCTGTGGTAAGTGGGGATGTTATAGACAATGGATCGGATAAGGATATTCAGGAGGTTTATTATCAAACATCAAGAGAAGATGTTTTGCCAGAGATCATAACCCTTTCTGATGATCGGGAAGAATATAGAAGTTATATTCAGTTGTATTTGCCCGGTGTGCCGGTAATCAGGAATAATTATATTGATGTTTATAAAATCCCGCCAGGACTCTCCACTTATCGCAACAATGCCTATTTTCATAACGGCTTGAGGATTACGATGGTCAAAGAAATAGATCCCGAAGCTAAGAGGATCATTCTGAGAGTAAAGTTTTCTGCTAACATAGAATTGTATTATCCGGTAGAACTAACTTTCATGAGATATACTGAGAATCTGTTTCGAGCAAAATTCAATGCTATGCTCCAGGAAAAGATGCAGACACTCTTAGAAGATGAAACACGGGAACAACAGACAGGGCTAATACCTGAGATCGTTTTTGATTTGCCTGCTTTACCCAGATCAGTCCGGCGTTTTATTGGAGACCGTCCCACAAGGTTAAATCTTTCCGGAAGTCAGAAACTTACGATATCGGGCAGCAGTACCAAAAGGGAAGATAGGCGGCTCACTGAGACCGGACAAGGATCGAGTTTTTCCTTAGATATGCGGCAGGATCTGAATCTTCTGCTGCGGGGAACAATCGGGGAAAAGATCTTTGTCAATGTTCGCCATACTTCGGCAACAGATACTCCTTTCGGTGACCCCAGTATGATCGAGATAGAGTATCGGGGAGATGAAGATGAGATCATCCAGTCCATAAAAGCGGGGAATATATCCCTGGCATTAACCGGTTCAGAGTTTATTCGTTATTCGGCATCTTCGACAGGGCTCTTTGGGGTGAGAGGAGATTTTCAACTGGGTGATCTAACGATCACAGCTATAGCGAGTAAAGAGGAAGCGGAGAGACTCTCCCGAAGATTTACCGGTACTGATGCTGCGGACTCTCTGCAATACCGGAGTCGTGATTTTGTCAACAGGACGCATTATTATGTGACCAATCCCTATGATCTCTATTTATTATATGAGGAGGGGGAACAGGGAGCTTTGACAGGATATGCCAATAATGCCATAAAAACAACCAATGACGGCTCATGGATCATTGCTGATCCGAACCTTTTACCGGAGAGAAATCAACTTTTCCGGGTCTATTTAGATACCGGACAGCAAACTCATAATGTTAACGTCGTTGATGGTTGGGAGATCGGCGAAGACCCTACTCAATTTGAACCATACAAGTTCGAGATCCTGGAAGAGGCAATAGACTTCTATGTGGATTATGATACCGGGATAATAACCATGAACCGGATGATAGATCGTCTAAACACTCTGGGTGTTGTTTATACTCAAAGAGACGGTATTCAGATCGGTGATCCTAATGAAAATCAACTCTTTGTTAAGATCATCAGGAGAAGTAATCAAAATGTAAATGATCCAGATACATGGCCCTTGCAGGTGAGAAATATGTATAATCTGAACAGAAGAAATATTCAGAATGAGGGCTTCCGGCTGAATTTCTTTACGCGAAATCCCGACGGAACGTTGAACTACTATGTTGATGACAGTATTGTTCCGGGTGGTTTAGAGATCAATGACTATCTGAGAATGGATACGA
This window harbors:
- a CDS encoding M23 family metallopeptidase; amino-acid sequence: MALSKKWHIILSHTNGANLLNISLNKTVGLIVFALLGILFLGMLFSAAFIIRYHIYFPQIEQLQTENSLLRNELDKLVTEMDSVMYRLRQMEEWEDQLRLDRNIGQINRDLRSMGVGGLPQINTYFANSDHDLNLSINLVWNQMNELKGISTFAHELRRDLMDNLSLQEEMYRYTPSIYPTFGRITTPYGWRTHPITRQRDFHSGIDLANRPNSPIYTTADGVIKEISSNRYYGRFIVITHKFGYETMYAHLEKSLVKKGDIVQKGEIIALMGNTGRSTGTHLHYEVRRYGRNLNPYQYLNKMEEDIIITQQ
- a CDS encoding agmatine deiminase family protein codes for the protein MRERLILMILILTFALNLSATFDLIKMTEEWFRDNPESLPQWMTPEEMARIDEIGTRIDPTDPPSTPVRNVAEFEPMTGVLIRYPLGIPVSLVAHISQHATIVTIVSSTSVQNQAINAYNNGSVNLANCEFMIAPTDSYWTRDYGPFFIFDGNNELGVVNFSYNRPRPNDDNIPVVFANQYDLPLYGMNILHTGGNFMSNSFGTGAASHIVYTENSSYTHQQIDQFVEDYMGITEHLVIPDPNGTYINHIDCWAKFLAPDKVLVRSVPTNHSQYNQIEGVVDYFETLTSPYGTPYRIYRVYTPNNQPYTNSVIVNDKVYVPIMNSTWDNAALASYEDAMPGYEVVGFYSSSWVSTDAIHCRVKEIADSGMLYIRHLPFLGEQPYNTEYVIDAYIFPYSGEALYADSLKVYYKINSGQYQSVPLVTTNDYNFTAALTEFTAGDTLSYYLYASDGSGRTAKHPFIGAPDPHNFVVGYESTSPTILHNPITEVYLNDLPVAVEAEVTDPSGIVSVELEYRINGEESQFLQFDNINGDSYTCDFGQDLNVEDLVEYKIIATNMLVPAQTSYLPAEGWFSFIIDIRQVTEPVFDPEQGLYEETINVTIGCDTQGAVIYYTLDESIPDEESLLYTEPILISESVIIKAIAVLDLFLPSEIATAEYMIEEVSTDDIPIVASYRLFPAYPNPFNPTVNISFSLPEATFVSLEIFNIQGKKISTLIADYYFQGDHSLIWNGRDSLGKEIAAGVYFYRITTAEFAETRKMILLK
- a CDS encoding type III pantothenate kinase, coding for MQCRYLVIDIGNTNIEIGIYNSQELYCSWRLDSDASRTEDEYYALISSLASENQVDLKNIEICCISSVVPELSRIFEHLITKYLTSKIFNVNAYTVLGLTFPVTDPGFIGADLIVNAYSAWKKYNTNCIICDFGTATTIQLIGKDGYFHGTIISPGVVISSANLFQKASLLTKIQLETPQHTLGTNTRDALLSGIIKGHSLMVDAFIRRIKEDYRDLGEFRVILTGGIAHLIGDNLEEEATIDKTLTIDGLFRICMQHNTPVSS